The Salvia splendens isolate huo1 chromosome 21, SspV2, whole genome shotgun sequence genome includes a window with the following:
- the LOC121784148 gene encoding sodium/calcium exchanger NCL2-like, with translation MTRFVVVSSLLLLAISHLAHSRSIADDRSSVSDIDVDGDGGKFLQWAPLSAATVTCEPVYGFLPCSTNGWGLLFMIVVYNILLSIGGSYVAAGSNLWLQIIGPGVVGGSVFQFLGTIPQLVMMLLPILTSTTEEAQARVTSGMGMVLGGVAILLTLIWGLTVVLGSSDPADDAGIDTSEPETATAGSSITTDVETSWTARLVLVASVPYLILELQNAITSSSVKKVFILIALIITVALLFGYILFQSFQPWIQNRHFEFMVDKYAKDKLLTLLTTNGKPSIVKIQR, from the exons ATGACACGATTTGTCGTCGTTTCGTCTCTGCTCCTCCTCGCAATCAGCCACCTAGCCCACAGCCGCTCGATCGCCGATGACCGGAGCTCCGTCTCCGACATCGACGTCGACGGCGACGGCGGCAAGTTTCTGCAGTGGGCGCCTCTTTCGGCCGCCACGGTGACGTGCGAGCCGGTGTACGGATTCCTGCCATGCTCCACCAATGGTTGGGGATTGCTGTTCATGATCGTCGTGTACAATATTTTGCTGTCGATCGGAGGGAGCTACGTCGCCGCTGGGTCGAACCTGTGGCTGCAGATCATCGGGCCGGGCGTCGTCGGCGGCAGCGTGTTTCAGTTCCTCGGCACGATTCCGCAGCTCGTTATGATGCTTT TACCAATACTTACGAGTACCACAGAAGAGGCTCAAGCACGGGTGACATCAGGAATGGGGATGGTGCTTGGAGGAGTAGCTATCCTTCTCACATTGATATGGGGCCTTACCGTCGTGCTCGGAAGTTCCGATCCGGCTGACGATGCTGGAATCGATACTTCCGAACCTGAAACTGCCACAG CCGGCTCTAGTATCACTACAGACGTTGAAACGAGCTGGACGGCCAGGCTGGTGTTGGTAGCTTCGGTGCCATATCTTATCCTTGAGCTTCAAAATGCTATCACCTCGTCGTCGGTGAAAAAAGTCTTCATTCTTATCGCTCTCATTATCACGGTTGCTTTGCTCTTTGGTTACATTTTGTTTCAG TCGTTCCAGCCGTGGATACAAAACAGACATTTCGAGTTTATGGTGGACAAATATGCAAAGGATAAGCTACTGACACTTTTAACAACAAATGGCAAGCCCAGTATTGTGAAGATACAAAGGTAA